One part of the Sphingobium yanoikuyae genome encodes these proteins:
- the rpsT gene encoding 30S ribosomal protein S20, producing MANTPQAKKRIRRNERRAAINGARISRIRTLVKKVEAAIVAGDKDAAATALQTVQPELARGVARGVLHKNTAARKFGRLTKAVGAIA from the coding sequence ATGGCCAATACGCCGCAAGCCAAGAAGCGCATCCGTCGCAATGAGCGTCGCGCCGCGATCAATGGCGCCCGCATCAGCCGGATCCGCACCCTGGTGAAGAAGGTGGAAGCCGCCATCGTCGCCGGTGACAAGGATGCTGCTGCGACCGCGCTTCAGACTGTCCAGCCCGAACTGGCCCGCGGCGTTGCCCGTGGCGTTCTGCACAAGAACACGGCCGCTCGTAAGTTCGGCCGCCTGACCAAGGCCGTCGGCGCGATCGCCTAA